A stretch of Kiloniellales bacterium DNA encodes these proteins:
- a CDS encoding TRAP transporter large permease subunit translates to MELLPLAGVLLLALFVLLGSGVWVGLALLGVAYVAMTLFTSRPAGDAMITTIWTSSSSWSLTALPLFIWMGEILFRTRLSEDMFRGLSPWMAGLPGRLLHTNIVGCTVFAAVSGSSAATLTTVGKMSIPELRKRGYPEHMIIGTLTGAATLGLMIPPSLTLIVYGVTINESISKLFIAGILPGIVLASLFMGYVAVWSFVRKDQVPPPEPRMSLLVKIQEARFLGPVILLVLFVIGSMYLGWATATEAASCGVVGALALAAAQGSLSRKTFMESLLGATRTSCMIALILAGAAFLSLAMGFTGLPRGLAGWIEAMELSPYLLILALMIFYIIIGCFLDGISSVVLTMAVVEPMIRQAGIDVIWFGIFIVVVVEMAQITPPIGFNLFVMQGMTHHEINYIARTAIPMFLLMVVMVGILVVFPEIATFLPNNMRPGPG, encoded by the coding sequence ATGGAACTCCTGCCACTCGCCGGCGTGCTGCTCCTCGCGCTCTTCGTGCTGCTCGGCTCCGGTGTCTGGGTCGGCCTGGCGCTGCTCGGCGTGGCCTATGTCGCCATGACGCTGTTCACCAGCCGCCCGGCGGGCGACGCCATGATCACGACGATCTGGACGTCGTCCTCGTCATGGTCGCTGACCGCGCTGCCGCTGTTCATCTGGATGGGCGAGATCCTCTTCCGCACCCGCCTGTCGGAGGACATGTTCCGCGGCCTCTCGCCCTGGATGGCCGGCCTGCCCGGGCGCCTGCTCCATACCAACATCGTGGGCTGCACGGTTTTCGCCGCCGTTTCAGGCTCTTCCGCTGCGACCCTTACGACGGTCGGCAAGATGTCGATTCCGGAACTGAGGAAGCGCGGCTATCCCGAACACATGATCATCGGCACCTTGACCGGCGCGGCGACGCTCGGCCTGATGATCCCGCCCTCGCTGACGCTGATCGTCTACGGCGTGACCATCAACGAGTCGATCTCCAAGCTGTTCATCGCCGGGATCCTGCCGGGCATCGTCCTGGCCAGCCTGTTCATGGGCTACGTCGCGGTCTGGTCTTTTGTGCGCAAGGACCAGGTGCCGCCGCCCGAGCCGCGCATGAGCCTGCTGGTCAAGATCCAGGAAGCGCGCTTCCTCGGGCCGGTCATCCTGCTCGTGCTTTTCGTCATCGGCTCCATGTACCTGGGTTGGGCGACCGCGACCGAGGCCGCGTCGTGCGGCGTGGTCGGCGCGCTCGCCCTGGCCGCCGCCCAGGGATCGCTCAGCCGCAAGACCTTCATGGAAAGCCTGCTGGGCGCGACCCGCACCTCCTGCATGATCGCGCTGATCCTGGCCGGCGCGGCCTTCCTGTCGCTGGCCATGGGCTTCACCGGCCTGCCGCGCGGCCTGGCCGGGTGGATCGAGGCGATGGAGCTCTCGCCCTACCTGCTGATCCTGGCGCTGATGATCTTCTACATCATCATCGGCTGTTTCCTGGACGGCATCTCCTCGGTCGTGCTGACCATGGCCGTGGTCGAGCCGATGATCCGCCAGGCTGGGATCGACGTGATCTGGTTCGGCATCTTCATCGTCGTGGTGGTGGAGATGGCGCAGATCACCCCGCCGATCGGCTTCAACCTCTTCGTCATGCAGGGCATGACGCACCACGAGATCAACTACATCGCCCGGACCGCGATCCCCATGTTCCTTCTCATGGTGGTCATGGTCGGTATCCTGGTGGTCTTTCCGGAGATCGCCACCTTCCTGCCGAACAACATGCGGCCGGGGCCGGGCTAG
- a CDS encoding alpha/beta hydrolase encodes MPEVIFNGPEGRLEGRYHHNRDPSAPIALMLHPHPQYGGTMNNKVVYTMFHAFVRQGCSVLRFNFRGVGRSQGEYDRGEGELSDAASALDWLQSYNENANICWIAGFSFGAWIGMQLLMRRPEITGFVSISPPANMYDFSFLAPCPSSGLVIQGAQDEIVPEASVAKLVTKLSSQRNLEIDYRIVEGGSHFYEEHLETLNLHLDDYLAKVLRQGQQPLSAAN; translated from the coding sequence ATGCCTGAGGTGATCTTCAACGGCCCCGAAGGCCGCCTGGAGGGTCGGTATCATCATAACCGGGATCCCTCGGCGCCGATTGCGCTGATGCTGCATCCGCATCCACAGTACGGCGGGACGATGAACAACAAGGTGGTCTACACCATGTTTCACGCCTTCGTCCGCCAGGGCTGCTCGGTGCTGCGCTTCAACTTTCGCGGCGTCGGACGGTCGCAAGGCGAATACGACCGGGGCGAAGGCGAGCTCTCCGATGCAGCGTCGGCCCTCGACTGGCTGCAGTCTTACAACGAGAACGCGAACATCTGCTGGATCGCTGGCTTCTCGTTCGGCGCCTGGATCGGCATGCAGCTGCTGATGCGGCGGCCCGAGATCACCGGCTTCGTCTCGATCTCGCCGCCGGCCAACATGTACGATTTCAGCTTCCTCGCGCCCTGCCCCTCTTCGGGGCTGGTCATCCAGGGTGCCCAGGACGAGATCGTGCCCGAGGCCTCGGTCGCCAAGCTGGTCACCAAGCTGTCCAGCCAGCGCAACCTGGAGATCGACTACCGGATCGTCGAGGGCGGGAGCCACTTCTACGAGGAGCACCTGGAGACCCTGAACCTCCATCTCGACGACTATCTGGCGAAGGTGCTCCGCCAGGGCCAGCAGCCGCTCTCGGCGGCGAACTAG
- the cysE gene encoding serine O-acetyltransferase codes for MLKNLREDVDAIIARDPAAKSRLEVVLLYPGFQALLFHRCAHVLWRRGWHLFGRWVSQFGRWMTGIEIHPGATIGRRLVIDHGMGVVIGETAHIGDDVTLYHGVTLGGVAPSVDSHSQREQKRHPTLEDGVIVGSGAQVLGPITVGRCARVGANAVATKDVPECTTVVGIPAKAVATRRQPADKDPGFVAYGTPTGDVPDPVSRAIDGLLGEVQSLRARVGELEQQLERGGDIDPIGVEGPSEEAGGAEEPTRGKF; via the coding sequence ATGCTGAAGAATCTCCGCGAGGATGTCGACGCGATCATCGCCCGCGATCCGGCTGCGAAGTCGAGGCTGGAGGTGGTCTTGCTCTACCCTGGGTTCCAGGCGCTGCTGTTCCACCGCTGCGCGCATGTGCTCTGGCGGCGAGGCTGGCACCTCTTTGGGCGCTGGGTCTCCCAGTTCGGGCGCTGGATGACCGGCATCGAGATCCATCCGGGCGCGACCATCGGGCGCCGCCTGGTGATCGATCACGGCATGGGCGTCGTGATCGGCGAGACCGCCCATATCGGCGACGACGTCACGCTCTATCACGGCGTGACGCTGGGCGGGGTAGCGCCGAGCGTCGATAGTCACAGCCAGCGCGAGCAGAAGCGGCACCCGACCCTCGAGGACGGCGTCATCGTCGGGTCCGGGGCCCAGGTGCTGGGGCCGATCACGGTCGGGCGCTGTGCCCGGGTCGGCGCCAACGCGGTGGCCACCAAGGACGTGCCGGAATGCACCACGGTGGTCGGGATCCCGGCCAAGGCGGTCGCAACGCGCCGGCAGCCGGCCGACAAGGATCCCGGTTTCGTGGCCTACGGGACGCCGACCGGCGACGTTCCCGATCCGGTCAGCCGCGCGATCGACGGCCTCCTGGGCGAGGTGCAGAGCCTTCGCGCGCGGGTCGGAGAACTAGAACAGCAGTTGGAGCGCGGCGGCGATATCGACCCGATCGGCGTCGAAGGCCCGTCGGAAGAGGCCGGCGGCGCCGAAGAGCCGACACGGGGCAAGTTCTAG
- a CDS encoding Rrf2 family transcriptional regulator produces MRLSTKGRYAVMALVELAGAESGRPTALAEIAERQQISLSYLEQLFAKLRRGGLVNAVRGPGGGYLMGHDPQEIRISDIVAAVDEPVPTTRCTPVQPAGCRDNPVRCATHDLWEELDNKIFLYLESVTLADVIGRETGPTGPAADGGEPTAPPS; encoded by the coding sequence TTGAGACTCAGCACCAAGGGGCGTTATGCGGTGATGGCGCTGGTCGAGCTGGCCGGCGCGGAAAGCGGCCGTCCGACCGCGCTCGCGGAGATCGCGGAGCGCCAGCAGATTTCGCTCTCCTATCTGGAGCAGCTCTTCGCCAAGCTGCGCCGCGGGGGCCTGGTCAACGCGGTTCGCGGACCCGGCGGCGGGTACCTGATGGGGCACGACCCGCAGGAGATCCGTATCTCCGATATCGTCGCGGCGGTCGATGAACCGGTTCCCACCACGCGCTGCACCCCGGTGCAGCCCGCCGGCTGCCGCGACAACCCGGTGCGCTGCGCGACCCACGACCTCTGGGAAGAGCTGGATAACAAGATCTTTCTCTACCTGGAATCCGTAACCCTGGCCGACGTAATCGGGCGCGAGACTGGCCCGACCGGTCCCGCAGCCGACGGCGGGGAGCCGACCGCGCCGCCGTCCTGA
- a CDS encoding cysteine desulfurase family protein, whose translation MSGTVYLDYNATAPVRPEAAAAVAAALAVTGNPSSVHAPGRVARRLLEEAREAVAALVSGRPQEVIFTSGGTEANNLALAGGGRRLLVSAGEHDSVLRAAPRAERVPLRPDGVVDLAALRDLLAAESAPALVSVMHANNETGVIQPLSEIVALAREAGALVHCDAVQSAGKIPLDMAALDLDLVSLSAHKLGGPPGVGALVLGPGRTVDPGLRGGGQERGRRAGTENLPGAAGFGAAAAAALAALPSATALAPLRDRLESEVLALSPRSRIFGREAPRLPNTTCFSTPGLIAETQVMALDLAGVAVSAGSACSSGKVQPSHVLRAMGASPEEARSAIRVSLGWQSEEADIGHFLAAWRRLYEKSRATSPTAA comes from the coding sequence ATGTCGGGCACCGTCTACCTGGATTACAACGCAACCGCGCCGGTTCGCCCGGAAGCGGCGGCGGCGGTCGCCGCGGCGCTGGCGGTCACAGGAAATCCTTCCTCGGTCCACGCCCCCGGCCGCGTGGCGCGCCGTCTCTTGGAAGAGGCGCGCGAGGCCGTGGCGGCCCTGGTTTCCGGGCGGCCCCAGGAGGTTATCTTCACCAGCGGCGGGACCGAGGCCAACAACCTCGCGCTCGCCGGCGGCGGGCGGCGCCTGCTGGTCTCGGCTGGCGAGCACGATTCCGTGCTCCGGGCGGCGCCGCGGGCCGAGCGGGTCCCCCTCCGGCCCGACGGTGTGGTCGATCTAGCGGCCCTGCGGGACCTGCTGGCCGCCGAGAGCGCGCCCGCCCTGGTGTCCGTCATGCACGCCAACAACGAGACCGGCGTCATTCAGCCCCTGTCCGAGATCGTCGCCCTGGCCCGCGAGGCCGGGGCGCTGGTGCACTGCGACGCGGTCCAGTCCGCCGGCAAGATTCCGCTCGACATGGCGGCGCTCGACCTCGACCTGGTGAGCCTCTCGGCCCACAAGCTCGGCGGTCCCCCGGGCGTCGGCGCCCTGGTTCTCGGGCCGGGACGGACGGTCGACCCGGGGCTCAGGGGCGGCGGCCAGGAGCGCGGGCGGCGAGCCGGCACCGAGAACCTGCCGGGTGCGGCCGGCTTCGGCGCGGCGGCCGCGGCGGCTCTGGCTGCCCTGCCGTCGGCAACGGCCCTGGCGCCGCTGCGCGACCGCTTGGAATCCGAGGTCCTGGCCCTGTCTCCCCGGTCCCGTATCTTCGGCCGGGAGGCCCCTCGGCTGCCCAACACCACCTGCTTCTCGACCCCGGGCCTGATCGCCGAGACCCAGGTCATGGCGCTCGACCTCGCGGGTGTCGCGGTCAGCGCCGGATCAGCCTGCTCGTCGGGCAAGGTGCAGCCCTCCCACGTGCTCCGGGCCATGGGCGCAAGCCCGGAGGAGGCCCGTTCGGCGATCCGCGTCAGCCTCGGCTGGCAGTCAGAGGAGGCCGATATCGGGCATTTCTTGGCGGCCTGGCGCAGGCTATATGAGAAGAGCCGGGCCACGTCGCCGACGGCGGCCTGA
- a CDS encoding IscS subfamily cysteine desulfurase, which produces MTGQSEQPAGRSETLEEVIYLDNQATTPTDPRVVDAMAPFFAGRFGNPHSIHHAYGRDAETAVERARTQVAALIGAEPREIVFTSGATESNNLAIKGAAWFHKERRPHLVTLATEHKCVLESCRRMEREGVGLTVLPVRDNGLVDLARLEAAVTERTALVSIMAVNNEIGVIQPIEEIAAICREKGAYFHCDAAQAAGKIPLDVQSLGIDLLSLSGHKLYGPMGIGALYVRRRPRVRLLPLFDGGGQERGLRSGTLPGPLCVGLGEACALAGAEMAEESARIAGLRDRLIEGLTPRLPDLQVNGDRERRIPGNLNLSFPGVDSEALMAAMPRLAVSTGSACTSASVEPSYVLSALGLPGDLARASVRIGLGRFTTEAEIDFTIDEIAAKVAMLRGPGQHAAE; this is translated from the coding sequence ATGACGGGACAGAGCGAACAGCCGGCCGGGCGCAGCGAGACCCTGGAAGAGGTGATCTACCTGGACAACCAGGCGACGACCCCGACCGACCCGCGCGTGGTCGACGCCATGGCGCCCTTCTTCGCCGGGCGCTTCGGCAATCCGCACAGCATCCATCATGCCTACGGGCGGGACGCCGAGACCGCGGTGGAGCGGGCCCGCACTCAGGTCGCGGCCCTGATCGGCGCCGAGCCCCGGGAGATCGTCTTCACCTCCGGAGCGACCGAATCAAACAACCTGGCGATCAAGGGCGCGGCGTGGTTCCACAAGGAGCGGCGGCCCCATCTGGTGACCCTGGCCACAGAGCACAAGTGCGTTCTGGAGAGCTGCCGGCGCATGGAGCGCGAAGGGGTCGGGCTCACGGTGCTTCCGGTGCGCGACAACGGCCTCGTCGACCTGGCGCGCCTGGAGGCCGCCGTGACCGAGCGCACCGCGCTGGTCTCGATCATGGCCGTGAACAACGAGATCGGCGTGATCCAGCCGATCGAGGAGATCGCGGCGATCTGCCGGGAGAAGGGCGCCTATTTCCACTGTGATGCCGCGCAGGCGGCCGGCAAGATCCCGCTCGACGTGCAGTCCCTGGGCATCGATCTCCTCAGCCTTTCGGGCCACAAGCTCTACGGCCCTATGGGCATCGGCGCGCTCTACGTTCGCCGCCGCCCGCGCGTGCGGCTGCTGCCTCTGTTCGACGGCGGCGGGCAGGAGCGGGGCCTCAGGTCCGGCACGCTGCCGGGGCCGCTCTGCGTCGGGCTCGGCGAGGCCTGCGCGCTCGCCGGCGCGGAGATGGCCGAGGAGAGCGCGCGCATCGCCGGACTGCGCGACCGCCTGATCGAGGGCCTGACCCCTCGGCTGCCCGATCTCCAGGTCAACGGTGACCGCGAGCGCCGGATCCCCGGCAATCTCAACCTCAGCTTCCCGGGAGTCGACAGCGAGGCGCTGATGGCCGCCATGCCGCGCCTGGCGGTCTCGACCGGCTCCGCCTGCACCTCGGCTTCGGTCGAGCCGTCCTACGTCCTGAGCGCACTCGGCCTGCCGGGCGATCTCGCCCGCGCCTCGGTCCGGATCGGCCTGGGACGCTTCACCACGGAGGCCGAGATCGACTTCACGATCGACGAGATCGCCGCCAAGGTGGCCATGCTGCGCGGGCCGGGCCAGCACGCAGCCGAGTAG
- a CDS encoding ferredoxin family 2Fe-2S iron-sulfur cluster binding protein: protein MPKMVFIERDGTHKEVDAPLGLSVLEIAHRNDVDIEGACEGSLACSTCHVIVDGAWFDKLPESSDDEEDMLDLAFGLTRTSRLGCQVVMTEALDGLVVALPGETRNLLLE, encoded by the coding sequence ATGCCGAAGATGGTCTTTATCGAGCGCGACGGAACCCACAAGGAGGTCGACGCGCCCTTGGGCCTGTCGGTTCTGGAGATCGCTCACCGCAACGACGTCGATATCGAGGGCGCCTGCGAGGGCTCGCTGGCCTGCTCCACCTGTCACGTCATCGTCGACGGGGCCTGGTTCGACAAGCTACCCGAGTCCTCCGACGACGAGGAGGACATGCTCGACCTCGCCTTCGGCCTGACCCGGACGTCGCGCCTCGGCTGCCAGGTGGTCATGACCGAGGCACTCGATGGCCTGGTCGTCGCGCTGCCGGGAGAAACCCGAAACCTGCTGCTGGAGTAG
- a CDS encoding TenA family protein: MASQSPAGPDSLFARLKATCAEDWAAFVGHEFTRRMSDASLPEACYRHYLAQDYLFLVHFSRAYALAVYKSEELDDMRQAAATLDALLNTEMRLHVGTCARWGLSEADMLAVPEAPQNMAYTRFVLEKGVAGDLLDLLVALAPCVVGYAEIGLRLASEQGGSAADNPYSEWIETYAGAEYQEVAGAAVRQLDRVAARRLGAAAEQAGRWTSLCRTFRAATRLEVGFWDMGLEG, encoded by the coding sequence ATGGCAAGCCAGAGTCCGGCCGGCCCCGATAGCCTTTTTGCGCGCCTCAAGGCGACCTGCGCCGAGGACTGGGCGGCCTTCGTCGGGCACGAATTCACCCGCCGGATGAGCGATGCGAGCCTGCCCGAGGCGTGCTATCGCCACTACCTCGCGCAGGATTACCTCTTCCTGGTGCACTTCTCTCGGGCCTACGCGCTCGCCGTCTACAAGAGCGAGGAACTCGACGACATGCGGCAGGCGGCGGCCACGCTCGACGCGCTGCTCAATACGGAGATGCGTCTGCACGTCGGCACCTGCGCCCGCTGGGGGCTCTCGGAGGCCGACATGCTGGCCGTTCCGGAAGCGCCCCAGAACATGGCCTATACCCGTTTCGTGCTGGAGAAGGGCGTCGCCGGGGACCTGCTCGACCTCCTGGTCGCCCTCGCGCCCTGCGTCGTTGGCTACGCTGAGATCGGGCTCAGGCTGGCCAGCGAGCAGGGCGGCTCCGCGGCCGACAACCCCTATAGCGAGTGGATCGAGACCTACGCCGGGGCGGAGTACCAGGAGGTCGCCGGCGCAGCCGTGCGTCAGCTCGACCGGGTCGCGGCACGGCGCCTGGGCGCCGCGGCCGAGCAGGCGGGCCGCTGGACCTCTCTCTGCCGGACCTTCCGCGCCGCGACGCGCCTGGAAGTCGGCTTCTGGGACATGGGGCTCGAGGGCTAG
- a CDS encoding helix-turn-helix domain-containing protein: MPRETDIHIGRRLREARLARGLSQGALGKLLGVTFQQVQKYESGANRIGGSRLWDISSILEVPVSYFFEGLGGKSEAGREGEAPLTRRSLELAKEIDAIPDESVKQHFLRLVRAITKSDHDCI, translated from the coding sequence ATGCCTCGTGAGACGGACATTCACATCGGCCGCCGTTTGCGGGAGGCGCGCCTTGCCAGAGGCCTCAGCCAGGGCGCCCTGGGCAAGCTGCTCGGCGTGACTTTCCAGCAGGTCCAGAAGTACGAGAGCGGCGCCAACCGAATCGGCGGCAGCCGCCTGTGGGACATCAGCTCGATCCTCGAGGTGCCGGTCAGCTACTTCTTCGAGGGCCTCGGCGGCAAGAGCGAGGCGGGCAGGGAGGGCGAAGCCCCCCTCACGCGGCGTTCTCTCGAGCTGGCGAAAGAGATCGACGCGATTCCCGACGAGTCCGTGAAGCAGCACTTCCTTCGCCTGGTCCGTGCCATCACCAAGTCGGACCACGACTGCATCTGA
- a CDS encoding DUF302 domain-containing protein: MHRTIRKSLIVLLFLASPALGAPEALPGWVVMATPHSYQGLIERLDQAVKANKMGLVTRASATTGAKKKLNKTIAGNMVVGVYRPDFAVRMLEASVQAGIEAPIRFYITENDDGTATLSYKTPSAVFAPYRDGGQALVDLAGELDAIFDRIARQAAAP, encoded by the coding sequence ATGCACCGCACGATCCGCAAGAGCTTGATCGTCCTGTTGTTCCTGGCTTCCCCGGCGCTCGGCGCCCCCGAGGCGCTGCCGGGCTGGGTCGTGATGGCCACGCCGCACAGTTACCAAGGCCTGATTGAGCGGCTCGACCAGGCGGTCAAGGCGAACAAGATGGGTCTGGTCACCCGCGCCAGCGCGACGACCGGGGCGAAGAAGAAGCTGAACAAGACGATCGCCGGCAACATGGTCGTCGGGGTCTACCGGCCGGACTTCGCCGTGCGCATGCTCGAGGCCAGCGTGCAGGCCGGGATCGAGGCGCCGATCCGCTTCTACATCACCGAGAACGACGACGGCACGGCGACCCTCAGTTACAAGACGCCCTCGGCTGTCTTCGCGCCCTACCGCGACGGCGGCCAGGCACTGGTCGACCTGGCCGGAGAGCTCGACGCCATTTTCGACCGGATCGCCCGCCAGGCGGCCGCTCCCTGA
- a CDS encoding alpha/beta hydrolase family protein, producing MRMAESGRQARHQRRRSYGWFTGPFGRVVARPWFDSFAFGAITYGLLPLSRAWAAAAEARGSVESFLAALPGRTLPLPLVRGAVARIDRRQRIYEAAQRRWQDLAFAPEAVTTEALSAAEAERRRAAHRFMAGRALFLPVIGALPRLRLEIAPPLAVEERHGARLASPEAAFPAPAPADVAVSQVAEGPKGPMRWLRFRSPVLGDTAWARIDGPAGRSDAPTVISLHGITIEAEMWRGLLDPMSHCLGTRLRVVHPEAPWHGRRRIDGWYGGEPLLGRGPMGLITGFEAALQEIAAMIAWARRQGDGPVILAGVSLGAITAQLYATAARSWPAELVPDALYLLAVSGDVQQVALDGCLAQSLDLRAALEATGWDEERIEPWLPLIQPTGPPALDPDRIVMLLGEKDCVMPIAGAHALARSWKLPEENLFQRRQGHFSVALGMMFDPAPWRRIFERLGIEP from the coding sequence ATGAGAATGGCCGAGTCCGGGCGCCAGGCCCGGCACCAGCGCAGGCGCTCCTACGGATGGTTCACCGGACCCTTCGGCCGGGTCGTAGCGCGGCCCTGGTTCGACAGCTTCGCCTTCGGCGCCATCACCTACGGCCTGCTGCCGCTGTCCCGGGCCTGGGCCGCGGCGGCCGAAGCCCGCGGCTCGGTCGAGAGCTTCCTGGCGGCCCTGCCGGGCCGGACCCTGCCGCTGCCCCTGGTCCGCGGGGCGGTCGCCCGGATCGACCGCCGCCAGCGGATCTACGAGGCGGCGCAGCGGCGCTGGCAGGACCTGGCCTTCGCCCCCGAGGCGGTCACGACCGAGGCGCTCTCGGCGGCCGAGGCAGAGCGGCGGCGGGCGGCGCACCGCTTCATGGCGGGGCGAGCCCTCTTTCTGCCGGTCATCGGGGCGCTGCCGCGGCTCCGTCTGGAAATTGCCCCGCCCTTGGCCGTAGAGGAGCGTCACGGCGCCCGCCTGGCATCCCCCGAGGCGGCCTTCCCGGCGCCCGCGCCAGCCGACGTGGCGGTCTCGCAGGTGGCCGAGGGGCCGAAGGGGCCGATGCGCTGGCTCCGCTTCCGCTCGCCCGTCCTGGGCGATACGGCCTGGGCCCGGATCGACGGCCCAGCGGGCCGGAGCGACGCCCCGACCGTGATCTCCCTCCACGGCATCACCATCGAGGCCGAGATGTGGCGCGGCCTGCTCGATCCCATGTCGCACTGCCTGGGGACCCGACTCCGCGTGGTCCATCCCGAGGCGCCGTGGCACGGCCGGCGCCGGATCGACGGCTGGTACGGCGGCGAGCCCCTCCTCGGCCGGGGCCCCATGGGCCTGATCACCGGTTTCGAGGCGGCCCTGCAAGAGATCGCCGCGATGATCGCCTGGGCGCGCCGCCAGGGGGACGGCCCGGTCATCCTCGCCGGTGTCAGCCTGGGGGCGATAACCGCCCAGCTCTACGCCACGGCGGCCCGTTCCTGGCCGGCCGAGCTGGTGCCCGACGCCCTCTACTTGCTCGCGGTCAGCGGCGACGTCCAGCAGGTGGCGCTCGACGGCTGCCTCGCCCAGTCCCTCGACCTGCGCGCCGCGCTGGAGGCGACCGGCTGGGACGAGGAGCGGATCGAGCCCTGGCTGCCCCTGATCCAGCCCACAGGGCCCCCGGCGCTGGACCCGGACCGCATTGTCATGCTGCTGGGCGAGAAGGACTGCGTCATGCCGATCGCCGGCGCCCACGCCCTGGCCCGGTCCTGGAAGCTGCCCGAGGAGAACCTGTTCCAGCGCCGCCAGGGGCACTTCTCCGTGGCGCTCGGCATGATGTTCGACCCGGCGCCCTGGCGCCGGATCTTCGAGCGCCTGGGGATCGAGCCGTGA
- the mnmA gene encoding tRNA 2-thiouridine(34) synthase MnmA encodes MNALGIDKDPARTRVVVAMSGGVDSSVTAALLKEQGFETVGITLQLYDHGAAVGRKGACCAGQDIYDARRVAERLGMPHYVLDYESRFRQSVMEDFADSYLAGRTPIPCVRCNQTVKFRDLLETARELDADALATGHYVQRRQGAAGAELHRAVDLQRDQSYFLFATTQAQLDFLRFPLGGLPKPETRALAERFGLPVADKPDSQDICFVPNGSYARVVEKLRPGAADPGEIVDLDGTVLGRHDGIIGFTIGQRRGLGIGGVADPLYVLRLEPETRRVVVGPREALACERVRVEELNWLDAEALAGETGEGRAVTVKLRSTQEPAPARIVADRAGAKILLDEPQYGIAPGQAAVVYDGTRVLGGGWIAAAEGRLAA; translated from the coding sequence ATGAACGCGCTCGGCATCGATAAGGATCCGGCCCGGACACGGGTCGTCGTGGCCATGTCCGGCGGCGTCGATTCCTCGGTCACCGCGGCCCTGCTCAAGGAGCAGGGCTTCGAGACCGTCGGCATCACGCTGCAGCTCTACGACCACGGCGCCGCCGTCGGCCGCAAGGGCGCCTGCTGCGCCGGCCAGGACATCTACGACGCCCGCCGCGTGGCCGAGCGCCTCGGCATGCCGCACTACGTGCTCGACTACGAATCCCGTTTCCGCCAGTCGGTCATGGAGGACTTCGCCGACAGCTACCTCGCCGGGCGGACGCCGATCCCCTGCGTGCGCTGCAACCAGACCGTCAAGTTCCGCGATCTCCTCGAGACGGCGCGGGAGCTCGACGCCGACGCGCTGGCGACCGGGCACTACGTGCAGCGCCGGCAAGGAGCGGCCGGCGCCGAGCTGCACCGCGCGGTCGACCTGCAGCGCGACCAGAGCTACTTCCTCTTCGCGACCACCCAAGCGCAGCTCGACTTCCTGCGCTTCCCGCTGGGCGGCCTGCCCAAGCCGGAGACCCGGGCGCTCGCCGAGCGCTTCGGACTGCCGGTAGCTGACAAGCCCGACAGCCAGGACATCTGCTTCGTGCCCAACGGCTCCTACGCCCGCGTGGTCGAGAAGCTCCGGCCCGGGGCGGCCGATCCCGGCGAGATCGTCGACCTGGACGGCACGGTCCTGGGGCGCCACGACGGCATCATCGGCTTCACCATCGGCCAGCGCCGGGGCCTGGGCATCGGCGGCGTCGCCGACCCGCTCTACGTGTTGCGCCTCGAGCCCGAGACCCGGCGGGTCGTGGTCGGCCCGCGCGAGGCCCTGGCCTGCGAGCGGGTCCGGGTCGAAGAGCTCAACTGGCTGGACGCCGAGGCGCTTGCGGGTGAAACGGGCGAGGGCAGGGCGGTCACCGTCAAGCTGCGCTCGACCCAGGAACCGGCGCCCGCCCGGATCGTCGCCGACCGGGCGGGCGCCAAGATTCTGCTCGACGAACCGCAGTACGGCATCGCGCCGGGCCAGGCCGCCGTGGTCTACGACGGCACCCGGGTGCTGGGCGGCGGCTGGATCGCCGCCGCGGAGGGCCGCCTAGCCGCCTGA
- a CDS encoding SCP2 sterol-binding domain-containing protein, whose translation MSLDSLTEALRQQAALNPPLGYKVKFDLGDDGVIFWDGTGTSPEIGNEDPDEVDTTLTLTMDNCRKLFEGSLDPNLAYMTGKLKISGSMGVALKLAGMMGD comes from the coding sequence ATGAGCCTGGATAGCCTGACCGAGGCCCTGCGCCAGCAGGCCGCGCTCAACCCGCCGCTCGGCTACAAGGTGAAGTTCGACCTGGGCGACGACGGCGTGATCTTCTGGGACGGCACCGGCACGAGCCCCGAAATCGGCAACGAGGATCCGGACGAGGTCGACACCACCCTGACCTTGACGATGGATAACTGCCGCAAGCTCTTCGAGGGCAGCCTCGACCCCAACCTGGCCTACATGACCGGCAAGCTGAAGATCTCCGGCTCCATGGGGGTCGCCCTCAAGCTGGCCGGGATGATGGGCGACTGA